The Pyrus communis chromosome 8, drPyrComm1.1, whole genome shotgun sequence region CACGACTTTgcgtaaaataaaaataaactgacCCCAAAGCaagtcttatttttatttatggtcCAAACATTTTCACTCTTAATAAAGTACAGAAGCTTTATGTAATCCCATGTAAGAGGagttttgaagaatgtaaatCTCACATTGGAGACTTGACATATATATGAATAGTTTCACCTTTAATACTATCAAGATCGTCGGTAAATCACACATGTtagtatattatatatacagaGATGATATATGTGATTTGAAATAAACTACTGATTCAACTCTAAAATTTTAACACAAACAAGCTAGGAAGCTGAAATTCCCATGTGAAGACAAACAATCTCCATATTAGAGATACGTGTGAAACTATTATTACGAGTGATGTTAACCATTTATAAGAATCCAACAATGGCTAAACGGGGCAGGCAGTTATATAATGTATCAATATGCCAGTTTCTTTCATGGATAGTAATAGTACTTTCAACTGACAGTAAAATGAAAGTGATCCTTCACCAAAAACTATGAAAGTGATCACAAGATAGCTTGGCCCCAAGAGTTTTCTATCCTAGCTTTTTACATGACCTTTCATATATCATGGTGTGAGAGGATATATTAAGGATGATACTATCACAcgttcatttttacttttcacatgcaccttgttaatttttgtcatttaatcttcttcaattcattcgatctaacGGCCAGAAATTAAAAGAATTGTGTAAGAgataaaaagaggtgtgtgaataacatCACCCTATATTAATGTACCCTATATTCTCTATCTAATCTATCAATAAAGCTCTTGAATTAACCACATGATGTATCAGACACAATCTTGCATGTGGCTAAGTTGACAATTTCATTTCCTTTCCCATACTAACCACTTCAATCGTACACTCGTTGTACAATGACATAGGGATGCCCCAGCTCCATGAGTGGACAATGTCTTCCTCGATCTcttaaaaatatgagaaatgctaagagaattttttttaaatgttaatatctATAGACTTTCTAACACTTCACAGTTCAACGTTAATTTAcatgttaatattataaaatattatgttaaaaatatgaaatgacaTAGAGTtcctaaaaaattatttttgagaaaATCCCCTTAACATTTATATTAGGGCTTCACAACGTggatgaaatatatatatgtaaatccACGTGCATCAACGTTTAGGACTCAGAAATTGCTAACGCATCCAATTACGACAGCTAAAAACCACTTTACTTGCAGACTCCTAATATTCTGAAAGGAACCTCTAGATTAACTTAACCTTGTTAATCATTGTTTTTATTGGCTgacaatatattctatatttatatatcaGCCATCTTAGCCGTTAGTCGCGATAAATTGGTAAAGAAAATTGTACTGCCAACACTGCAATTAATACAAAATGCATGTTATTATGGAATGGAAGTTTTTAGGACAGTGGGTTGGACAAGGAATGTTGAGCAGTTAAAAATTAACGTGTGCAAAAAATGAGTGTAGCGAATGTAAGAATGTTTCGTTGGACGTGTGCGTAAACGATAAAAGATAGGATTAAGAACGAAGATAAttgaggtaaagtaggagtggcCGCAATTAAATATAAGATGAGAAAAAATCGGTTAAGGTGGTTTAGACATATAAACTGAAAACCTAACAGATGCTCCAATTAAAGAATGCGACTATGAGACTCTAGGCAAAAGCTGTAGTTGAAGATctaaaaagacttaaaaagAGACTTTTAAGAAATGATGTGAAGTACTTGGAGCCAACAACGGAAGACATGATGCAAAACTGAACTCATTAGCGTTCTAAGATTCAATCAACCCTACTTAAGGTTtggttgttattgttgttaCAGTGGCCCTCTTCCTCCTCTGCTGCATGAACGATCGATCGAGCCGACTAGCACAACTCTTGAGTCTCAAGTTTCTTGTGCGTGATGGAATATCATATGaattgagaagaagaaaagcGATCACACATGGATGATGAAGTCACTCCATGTTACCTTGTGGATCCTACACCTTGATGGTTACCATGAATAAGCATTCCACAAGGTCCACAACATGCAACATATGGTTACTTTTGAGCATGACACAAATTTTGGACCACTTGGTTATTATTTCATGTACAACTTGCAACGTACTTACAACCTctgcatgaaacaaattttcACAATACTTGGTTTTCACAAGTTCACGTGACTTTTCTCTCTACCATCATGTAATAAAAGAGATACACATAATAGTTACAAGACATACATACCACAACATGCAACATACTTACCTTTGTCACGTGACGTGCAGTTTGGGGGCTCCCATAACTCCTCTCTCTATTTCTCGCATTGTCGCGTGGTAAGAAAGAAAGTCATCTTACATGATGAGATAACTACAAAAACGTTGCAAGTAGCCCTTTACCACAGTAATGAAAATGAGTTAAGCCATTGCATGACGGTGTGAGTTCGAACCTCATCGGTGggtaatctaacaaaatctacatttgacaaaaaaaagacTACAAAAACGTTATACAAACTCGTTTTATGCAAGTTCTTTTCTCAAATAACGAacattattatttgtttttagagTTATCTTACACTGATTGCAACCTCAAGCTGTTAATTGTACTACTGAACTCAAACAGTGCTTGCAGTGAAGCATATTCTGGAAGAGTAGCTTGAGAAGAATACGGGAAAGATAAAATATTTCGAGTACTTATTGAACTTCCAACTTCAAAAATGGTCCAAAATGATAGGCATAAAAAGTGATAGGGCCATTTGATTGGATAACAGTATAGTAGGGACCAGGACCAGCATAATGCTTTAGAATTGTGGTAGTTGGTGAAACTACGTCACTATGTTCACGTTTGGACCGTTTGGTTGTTATACTGGCTAAGCAAATAAAATTAATTCTTGTATACAAAATCAAACCTACCTTAAAATTATTGTTTATTATAATGAACGTTCATTGCCTCTTAACCATGTTATAATTAATTTACGTGTTAtataattgatttatgcattatATGATTGTTAATTAGCACGTGCTgaaaataatagattaattaatttaaaaagacACACGAAAGATAGAAATGTCTGACAACGATAATAACAACATTAGCATAATTTGAAATTCGAAGCTACGGaacttcaaatttcaatgactaaaaattctaaaaaaaaatagtgaaaatatAATCATAGTGATTTTTTAGGGACAGAAACAGAGGAAAAGGGCTTAAGTGGCAACCCAAAAGGACTCCGGCCAATTCATGACCATCTTCTTGTTTCCACGCCCACCTTCCTTACATCTGCTTGGCCTTGGGAGCTTCTTTTCCATCCCCTTTTCACCCCCAACATTTCCACTATTCCCTTCCATATCCTCATTTTCAACGTGTTCATTCTTCCCCTCCACCTCCTCTGTTTCAACACTTACAGTATCCCCCTGCATCTCCTCTGTTTCAACATTTTCAACCTTCCCATCAATCTCCTCAGCTTCAACTTCACCACCATTTTCTTCGTTTTTTGCCTCGATTTTAAACTCGTCATcttcttcaacttcttcaagCCCAACTTCTTCAATAATGTCACAGTTAGGGGATGAAATGTCCTTCAGCAATGTAAGCCTGAGCCTCCCATCACCGCGCTCCGCCTGGAAATTGGCGGTGGGAGGGGAGACTACAGTGACAGCTTTCAAAACCAGCCGCCCGCCTTCCCGGTGAGGCGTCACTTGGACACCATTGGAGCCACTGATAGATGTCAAAGGAGGAGGGAAATTTGTAGTAGTTGCACTACCACTTTTCAATCTCTTTGGTGTAGCTTGAACATTGTTGTCACCCAGTATTTTTGGACTCTCACTTGTAATAGTAGTAGTTGAAcatctagggttagggttaacCTCCCCACTACTTCCTAGTGAGAGCAAAGGACTTTCAATCTTGTGTAACAAAAGAGAGAGCTTGTCGCCACCATTTTCGCTACCCGTCTCGTTACCTAAGCTTTCAGTGCACATTTCCAAGCTTCTTGGACTGAGCACTGAAGCAGAGCGCTTAGCGAGCGGGTGGACATAGACTTTCTCTGCTTCGCTTTCGCTTTTGGCGGTTTGAGTTGGGTTGCCCAGAGACTGGAGGAAGCTCCAGCCAGCTACTTCAACTTCCTTGTTGTCCTTCTTGTTGATCAAGTCCAAGTTATCAATTTTTTCGAGGTGGGATGTTTTCTCTGGAGATTCGGGGAGGAAATTTGACCCCGGTGGATTCAGTTTGAGGCGAACAAGAGGCTCGAGGCATGATTTCATCACTTGATGACAGACAGTGCTTGATGTTGAAGACATGTTGGTATGCAAAATaagaaggtgaaaaaaaaaaaaagccagagGCGTTTGAAAAAACAGAGTAGGAGCAGAGAGCttgaatttggatgaaaaaaggtGAGGAATTTGAAGGTGTTAGAGAAAATTTGCAGGGAAATCCGGCAAAGACTTAGATTTAAAGAAAACCCAAGTTAGCGAAATTGCAGATAGTTTGAGAAAAAATGGAAGGGGAGGGCTTGAATTTATAGCATAGAGATGGTGGCGTTTTTTGTAAATATGTTAACTTTCCACAACTGTGGAGTGTGGACTGTAGTGAAGAAGAACTTTTGTGCCTACTAGAATAATACATTTATGATTTACTATTTTctcaagaaattaaataaatttctcAAGACCATAAAGTGTGGGCTGTAGTAAAGGAGAACTTTTGTGCCCACTAGAATAATACATTTATGATTTACTCTCTCACACCATtagatgagaaattttttagtgtgccgGAAATACGTTTTAAAATATCAAAGATCATGATACAAGTGGTTAGAATTATTTTTTCCAGTATCGAACCATTTTTATTATAACATTTGATGTACCGGGTTATATTTCCGGCACACTAAAACATCTCTCCTACCAcacatataaaatataaaaaataaaatgattttggACGGTGGTAATGGCATTTTGGGGTTGCAGGGCAAACCAAATCATTAGGGCATGTTTCGTTGAGTCTCTAAAAAACTCTTGTTTAATATGGTCTTCCAGTATTAAAAGGTTGAAGAAATATAATAGTTTTGACTTtcatttgtatgattttaataAGAGccggttgttgttgttgttctttttttttttttttttttaacaaataatctACAATCTACATTAGGGAGTGAGAGAGTGAGTTAAGTCTCACAAAGGTCTAACAATAATACAGTTCAAatcctctcacttacaagtgaagaagataCCACTAAACTGTAATACGAAGTAGCCCTCTATGTGTAACACCTTGTTTACTTGGTTGAGATTAACAAATTTTCCATCGTACATTTAAAAATCGTCTATGTTTACATCAGTTAAACTGGTTACCGTCTCGTAAATAGCGAGTTCGTAACTAATTTATTTCCCAAAGTGCAAATAATATCGTTATATCAAGAAAAAAGAACATCTACAAAATATTAGTTAAATTAGATATCTTCCACTTATTCTATGGCCTCAATGGTTTTAGTAACAATTAAGACCATCTTGATGAACTGTTCATTTATTTGGTACATATGAATGTTTAAACAAACTTCTAATTCAGttcagtgttttttttttttttttttttttttgtagagatgattTTTAAATTGTGCTTATGACAATAGACAATTAAGTGCACAAGGAAACCAGAGATAACTATAATTAAGTAGACATCTATACTGAGGTAATAATTTTTAGGAATGACTTGGGTGTTATTCTTGGCCGCTAAGACAActcttttttgttgtttaactATAAATAATTGTGGGGTTGAATCAATTTTTGTGAATAAAACGAGTAATTGCCTCATTTGATAGGGAACATAAGGCTTTCTCAGCCATTTGCATTTACTGCCAAATGAAAACCAAACAAACAGACCAGATaggaatttgatatttttatccACGCAATCTATTGCATGTGTTCGGGTCAGAAACTACGTTTGTAGTGTGTGTTTTACAActacttatattataatacgtgTATTAATATCTTACGTAATTATACTCTAGTATCACATAGTAAGGTTTCGCAAAGAGAAATTTTCAATGTGCATAGAGCATAGGGCAGTACGCCACATCTTACATACAATTGGAAGAACATTTAAAAACGAAAACTTTCCTCTTATTGAGTAATGACATATGATGTGTCACCCGTATTCTGTGCAGAccgaaaaatttctccacaaaTGCCGGACTCATTTTCAACTAACTGATTGCTTCAACTTCCATACAAAAAGTTTGCAGTcagcataaaacatataaaatgaCCGACCAATTGAGATTCTGA contains the following coding sequences:
- the LOC137743528 gene encoding protein FANTASTIC FOUR 1-like, translated to MSSTSSTVCHQVMKSCLEPLVRLKLNPPGSNFLPESPEKTSHLEKIDNLDLINKKDNKEVEVAGWSFLQSLGNPTQTAKSESEAEKVYVHPLAKRSASVLSPRSLEMCTESLGNETGSENGGDKLSLLLHKIESPLLSLGSSGEVNPNPRCSTTTITSESPKILGDNNVQATPKRLKSGSATTTNFPPPLTSISGSNGVQVTPHREGGRLVLKAVTVVSPPTANFQAERGDGRLRLTLLKDISSPNCDIIEEVGLEEVEEDDEFKIEAKNEENGGEVEAEEIDGKVENVETEEMQGDTVSVETEEVEGKNEHVENEDMEGNSGNVGGEKGMEKKLPRPSRCKEGGRGNKKMVMNWPESFWVAT